In the Candidatus Zymogenaceae bacterium genome, CCTCCGGGCGTCGGGAAGACCTCCCTGGGGCGCTCCATAGCCCGAGCCACCGGAAGGAATTTCGTCCGATTGTCTCTGGGCGGCGTGCGGGACGAGGCGGAGATCCGAGGACACCGCCGCACGTATATCGGCGCACTGCCGGGGAAGATCATCCAGTACCTGAAGAAGTCGAAATCCTCCAACCCGGTCTACCTCATGGACGAGGTGGACAAAATGAGCACCGATTTTCGGGGCGACCCGTCGGCGGCGCTCCTGGAGGTGTTGGACCCGGAACAGAATTTCTCCTTCAACGACCATTACCTGGACCTCGATTACGACCTGTCCAAGGTGATGTTCATTACCACGGCGAACGTCCTCCACAACATTCCCAGACCCCTGCAGGACAGGATGGAGATCATTCAGCTTGACAGCTACACGGAAATCGAAAAGCTCCACATCGCCCAGCAGTTTCTGGTCAAAAAACAGCGGGATGAAAACGGCCTGAAGGAACACAACGCCGCCTTTACCGACAAGGCCATCCTTGCGGTCATCAGGAACTACACCAGGGAGAGCGGCGTCCGAAACCTCGAGCGGGAAATCGGATCGATTTGCCGCAAGGTCGCCAAGGAGGTGGTCAAAAAGGGCACCGGCCACAGCGTCAAGGTCACGCCCGCCCGGGTTCGCAAATATCTCGGTGTGCCCCGGTATCGATACGGCAAGCTTGAGGAGAGGGATTACGTGGGCATCGCCACCGGCATGGCATGGACCGAGGTGGGGGGAGAGCTGTTGACCATCGAGGTCAGCGTGTTGAGGGGAAAGGGAAAGCTCACCATCACCGGAAAGTTGGGAGAGGTAATGCAGGAGAGCGCCCACGCGGCAATGAGCTACATCAGGAGCCGGGCGGACGAGCTCGGACTCGACAGCGGTTTTTATCAGAATGTGGATCTCCACATCCATATCCCCGAGGGGGCCATCCCCAAGGACGGTCCTTCGGCGGGTATCACCATCAGCACCGCCATCGCCTCCGCCCTGGCGCGGGTACAGGTCAAGCGGGATCTGTCCATGACCGGAGAGATCACCCTCCGGGGACGGGTGCTTCCCATCGGCGGGCTCAAGGAAAAGCTCCTGGCGGCCAATCGCGGCGGCATCAAGCAGGTGATTATCCCCAGGGAAAACGAAAAGGACCTCGAGGAAATACCGGACAAAATCAAGAAATCCCTCAAGATTCACATGGTCGATCACATGGATCAGGTGCTGCGGCAGGCCCTCATCCTGGACGACGCCGACGATTTTTTCCGAAAAAATCGGGAAGCCAAGGAGAAGGAGTTCATCGAGGAGGAGACCAAGCCCAGACAGGAATCGGGCGTTCCCGCACACTGAGGGCCGAATCCGAGCACCCCTCTTGAGACCACAGCGGGCAGGAGGAGGGGAGAGGGTGGAATATTCCAGGGTGAGCGCCAGGAAGGATACGCCGACATCACAGGGGGAAGGGAAGGAAGAGAGACGGGGGTGTCGTGGTGGTACCGTGAGCGAAACGGCCGAGGTGATATACTCGCTGTGCACGATCACCGCCTGCAACGCATGAGACATACGGGATGTGGAAATTTTCCTCCAACCCGGTGATTTATATAATTTTTTCTTGACAAACTCCCTATTACACGTAGAATGGGAGTTCGACTGCGAGACGGGGGAAGGAAGAAGGGGCGGATAGCTCAGTTGGGAGAGCACCGGCCTTACAAGCCGGGGGTCACAGGTTCAAGCCCTGTTCCGCCTACCATTTTCCCAAAAGGGTGAGGGGCGGAGGGAGGGCAGAAAAAAGGGGGAGGGAAGGATGCGACGGTATTCCTCTTGTCACGGTCGATTTTTTTACATTCAGCAGCCAACAACCGGGGGCGTAGTTCAGTTTGGTTAGAACGCCGGCCTGTCACGCCGGAGGTCGCGAGTTCGAGTCTCGTCGCTCCCGCCATTTGCATATCGAAAAGGAGCCCATCGTCGGCTCCTTTTTTTTCGCCGGTTCGTTTCAAAACGGAAAAAGCGCGATTCGCCTTCCCAACGGAAAACGGCTCCACCCGCCTTTCTTCTGAAACGACTTCTTTCTACGTGCATATGTCCGCCCCGTTCCCTGAGAAATCGAGAAGCACATCAACTTTCGATCCATCCGCGATCGGCTGATAAGCCCGCCTGTGACGTGAACGGCCCGCCGGGTTCCGGCGCGGCGTCCACCTTGGCGTTATTGTACATCCCACAATTGGCTCTATCGCCGGTCGGCTCCCTGTGGAGCGATACCTTCCGGATTCTCAGCCCTTCCGCCCCGATGACGATCACTCTCAGTCCCGCCGACCGATACCGTGCGAAAAAACCGGAAACAAAACTTTCACCCGAAGGTCCTATTCCGCCCGGACACCATTGGGCACCGGCCGCTCCGGCACGGCCAGCACGGGAGTGATACCGTCGGAATATCCGATGTCAAAGAGCATTCCCTGAGAGATCTCGCCCGCCATCTTCTTCGGCGCCAGGTTCACCACGAACAGCGCCTGGCGGCCCACGATCTCCTCGGGGTTCTCCCGCTCCTGTTTTATGCCCGCGAGGATCTGTCTTTTGTGATCGCCGAAATTCACCGTCAACTTCAGGAGTTTCTTCGAATTCTCTACATCATCAATCGCCTCTATGGTCCCCACCCGGATGTCCAGCTTCTCCAGCACATCGATATCCACCACGGGTTTTATATTCCCCGGCGTCAACGCCTCCATGTTCGTCACACCTCCATATACGAAATCAATCCTTCCCGAATCTCGGCCGCTCCCAAGTCGCTTTATGCCCAAAGCTTATAATAGACGAGACGCCCTTCTTGAAAGGCGTCGCGTTTCGGCGGCGGATATTATCGAATATATAAAATACAAATACGTATTACTTACTAAACGCACACAATACGCCCCACACCGGGCGCTTCCCCTCAGCGATGACGGCTTGGGGTTTTCTTCTTCGGCTCGATGTCCGGCCTCGTCCGATCGGTTGCGGTGGGCGCTGTCATGTCCCTGTCTCTTTTTTTGGTCGTCGGAGTGGAATCCAGAGTTCGGTCGGTCCCGACGGGTGACGAGGTTCCCGCGCCGCCGAATCCCTCGAACTCCGTCTCGCGTCGGGTTCTTCGCTCCTCCGACGACCACATCCCCATTTTTTGCTCTCTGGCCTGGCATTCCAATTCCCAATAGTACTCCAGCTCGGAACAGGGATATTGCCCGTAGGCCATGCCGTACCCGGCGGTCACCACCTCTACGTTCACGCACGTGCCGCCGGGCAGATAGACATACCCCATCAGCACATCACTGTCATCGTAGATTACCTCGTCGTAATAGAGGTCGATGGCGTTACCCACCAGAAGCCCCGAGAGAAACAGGATCGCCGCCTCGCCGGCCTCGTCGATGTCGACGCCCAGCAGCCTCACCGTCTCCCCGGAATCGAGTGTGATGGTGCCGTCGTCGTTCACCTCCGTCACGGTCCCGGAATCGGGCGGCGTCTCCTCCGTCTCCCCGATCTTTTCTCCCGCGTCATCCACCACGGCGTCATCGCCGGCCTCCGCCTCGACAACGGCGTCGGAGGAATCGTCGCCGACGTCCGTATCCTCCGCCCACACGGGGGTCATCGCCCACGCCAGGAGGAGACACAACACACCACAGAGTACAAAACGGAGAGTTTTCATCTCATTTTTCCCCTTTTTCATGATGCCCGGCACAAAAACCGCCCCCCGCACCCCCGCGAATCACCTGTGCGGCGTTCAGGACGACTTCTTTCCCCCCCTCAGAACCAGTCCCATGCACAATCCCCAAATCACGAAAACAAGCGGCCAGGCAAAGCGACCGCTTTCGCCCACGAAAAGATCCAGGATAAAAAAGAATGTCCGGTAACCGAAGATCATCGCCGCCCCGCCGACGGACACATCCACGGGCGCGGTTTGATCGATTGCAGACAAACCCTCCAGCCACCCGTGCATGACCAGCGCCTCCAGGTTGTACAGGTGCACCACGGGGCTGGTTCGGGCGGCGATGCGGATATCCGCCTCCAGGTGGGTTTCGTCCAAATACTCCTTCATATAGCTTCCGCAAGACGCCGAGGCCCCGGAAAGCTCCACGGCGTAGGAAGCCACGTTGCCGGAGCCGGTCCCCAGCCCGGAGTCCTTGAAAAAGCTTCGATAGAGCATGTATGCATCGATGTCAGACGGGACGAAGGCGACATGAAACATCTCGGCGATTGAGTCGTCCCCGTCACGCCGATCATCGATGAGATAGGGATAGTTGAATGTGCTCACCAGATATCCGTCGTCGTGAATTGTATCGGCCATTTCGGCATAGACGCGGACGGCGTTTTCATGAAGGTCGCCGTCTCGCCGTTTCACGAGGTACCCCACCGCGCCGGAGATGCCGCCCTCTTTCACTACCTCCTTGAGCCGCTGGACGTCGTCGTATGTCGGCTCCATGTCGAACATGACGCCGGTGATGATGAGGTCGTTTTCCTCCACCCACCGGGAGAATCTCCCATAGAGCCCCGGCAGCTTTTCGGCGTTGTCCGTCGCCAGCCAGTACCCGTCCTCCATCGGATGAAGGGGCCATATCCACACCGGGACCCCCGCATCGTTGAGCCGACGGATGATTCGGACGGTCGCAAGATTATCGAAATCGTCGACGGCCAGGGATATTTCGTATCCCCTATCGGCCAGGATAGTGATGACCTCGTCGGAAAAGAGGTCCTCAACGTCCATGCCGCCGGTATCCCGTTTTTCGACCTGAAAGATGCTGCAGTTGATTTCCGTAAAGATGATGATACGCTCTATGCCTTCAGGCTCAGGGAGGTTGACCGTTCGGTACACGCACACCACCCCCGCGGCGATGATCGTCACGAGAAAAAGACAGACGACAAGCACTAAAGACAGAAAAGCTGATTTCAGGAATTTCATGAATAACCTTCCTTACACGTTCAAAAATAATCGGGGGTTGATATCATCCACCGCCTGCATGTCAATTGTCTACGCTGTTGGCGGATCATTTGGACCGGTGGGGATCCTCTCCTTCTTCCTTCCCTGGTAAATAACGGCAACATATACAATCGCCACAATGATGCCGATAATAATAAGCAGGCCGAAAATTCCCCAGGCCTGTAGGATAAGGAGCACCAATCCTTTGAACAACTCAATCAGGCCAAGAAAAATTTTTAAGAAAAAATGAGTCCTGGACATGGAAAAATCATGACTGAGAAATTAAAAAACACACATCGGCTGAATCCTGAGAGATTCCATTTCACCACCCCGTTCCTGAAAAAACCGGGTATCTCGTGAATAAGCCTGGGTTCGATTTCTGTGGAAATCACGGCTCCTTTTCTCTCTGTATGCCACAGCACAGCCGTTTGCTGGCTCCGTGCCGAAGATAAAATCGATACTTATGAGGTCACGTTTCCCATCTCACAGAGAGAAACTCTCCGAGAATCCTTGCATATAGACACTCAAAGGATGAAGAAGTTGTTTGAGGCGGCGGATACCATCCGCCGCCCGCGTGTGATCTCTATACCGTCGATGGGCCGTCGGAGCCGGCGGAAACCAGCGCCTTCTTCTTTTTCTGGCTCTTGATGATCAGCAGTATCACCACCACGATACCGCCCAAAAAGAGAATTCCCAGGACTCCGATGATGACGAAGATGATCCCCACAAACTTGAACACCTCTCCCGGGTTCATCTTCTCGAACACGTCAGTGTGGGCTATGTAGAAATAGGGGCCGATCCGCTCGAACACAAACGTCGCCTTGAGCCCGGAGAGGTTCCAGTTCGGCGCCTCTACACTGAAGCGCCCGGTCACCTCGTATTTCACCCCCGGCTCGATCTCGGTGATCTTCTCATCGGTTAAATTCGCCTGATACTCAAAATTGATGCCGCCGGAGGCGAACCGCGAATAGAGATCGTTGGTGATGGCGTCCCGCTCCGCCTGGGGCATATTCGGGGACAACAATCCCAAAATCCCCTGCACATTTCCCTGCTCCAGATACGTTTCGAAGGAACCCAACACCCAACGAATCTGCTCCTTGTCCTGGGGGGTGAGCGGCGCGGCCGTGGAGATCACCGCCGCCGCCAGCACGCACACCAGCAGGACACCGACGACCACCATCCGTTTCATGCGAATCATATTCTGCTCCTTTGTGTATACAATATATCCTTTATATTACGTTTATTTTTTCTTCCGTTCACTTCTCGCCCGAAACTCCTCCAGCCATTCCTTGATTCTTCCCTCATATCCCCGGTCCGTCGGATGATAATAGGTTCGATCGGCCAGGCGATCCGGCAGGCGCTGCTGCTCCACGTAGGCATCCTCGTAATCATGGGAATACTTATATCCCTTGCCGTAGCCGATGTCCTTCATGAGAGACGTGGGGGCGTTCCTGATGACCAGCGGCACCGGCAGCGCACCGTGGGCGCGCACATCGGCCTGGGCCCGCTTGAAGCCCGTATATATGGCATTGCTCTTCGGCGTGACGGCGAGATACACCGCCGCCTCCACCAGGGCAAGCTCCCCCTCGGGGGTCCCCAGAAAGTGATAGGCATCCTTCGCCGCCACCGTCACCGACAGCGCCCGGGGATCGGCAAGGCCCACATCCTCCACCGCCATGCGGATAAGCCGCCGAGCGATGTAGAGCGGCTCCTCGCCCCCCTCTATCATCCTGGTCACCCAGTAGAGGGCGGCGTCCGGGTCGGAATCCCGCACAGACTTGTGCAGCGCCGAGATGATGTTGTAATGCTCCTCGCCCCCCTTGTCATACAAGAGCGCCCGCTTCTGCATCGCCTCCTCGGCCACCGCCCGGACGACATGGATTTCGCCGTTTTCATCCGCGGGAGTATTTCGCACGGCTATTTCCAGACCCGAAAGGGCCACCCGGGCGTCACCATGGGCGTGTCCGGCGATGTGGGCCAGGGCGTCGTCATCCACCAGGATCGTCCTGTCGCCGGGAATGTCGAGGGACATGCCCCGCTCCCTGTCCCTCAATGCCCGGCGTAGTATTTCCAGAAGGTCCTCGGTCTCCAGGGCGGCAAACACATATGTCCTGCAGCGGGAGAGAAGGGCCGAGTTGATCTCGAAGGATGGATTTTCCGTGGTGGCGCCGATAAGGGTGACGGTGCCGTCCTCCACATAGGGGAGAAACACGTCCTGCTGTGCCTTGTTGAACCGGTGGATTTCGTCCACGAAGAGTATGGTGCGTCTCTCTGAGTACTTCAGGTCCTCTTTCGCCTCGGCGATGATTTCCTTGACATCCTTTATCCCCGATGTAACCGCGGAGAACGCCACGAATCGGCTCTCCGAGCGCTCGGCGATAATCCGGGCCAGGGTGGTCTTGCCGCTTCCCGGCGGTCCCCAGAATATCAGAGAGGAGAGAGAGTCCTCCTCGATGGAGGTTCTTAGGAGCGTTCCCGGGCCGAGTATCTCCTCCTGACCGACGAATTCCGATAGGTCCCGAGGGCGCATGCGGTCCGCCAGGGGGCTGGAGGCGCTTTTTCTCCGTGACTGAGCGTGGTCAAAAATATCCATACGTTTTTTTTCGAGTCGGATGTTTTATTATAGTCTTATTTTTATACCGTGGCAAGCCGGAACAAAATCGACACACAGACATCCTTGAGCCTCTTTCACCGCGAACACCGAACCGTTTACCAAAAAAGAGGGGAGGTATATGATTAAATACAGATTTCACACAGGATGAGTCCACGGGCCGGGAAGACCGAGAACATCGCTCATGCACCTGGAGGTGCACCCGGACCTGTGATGGATCAATTGATAGGCGGATGCACACCGAGGTGTTGCCGATCACCGCATGATTGCAGATCATTCCCATATCAGTATGTATTAGGAGCCATGTAATAAGTTA is a window encoding:
- the lon gene encoding endopeptidase La, with translation MFFKNEKDDEMYEGEHQNLLPLLPLRDIILFPHMVVPLFVGRKKSINALETAMASDKSILLSAQLNAKTDDPTPDQIYSLGTVGVIIQLLRLPDGTVKVLMEGKQRALIKNYIPKDEYFLTEVEYVIENDEVTPEIEALMRSINSTFENYAKLNKKIPPEMIMSVSSITSPSRLADTIATHLNLKLEEKQDILEIIDPKERLEKVYTHMQSEIEILQIERRIKNRVKKQMERTQKEYYLNEQMRAIQKELGEKDEFKAELKELEENIKSKNLSEEARERADKELKKLKMMSPMSAEATVIRNYLDWILALPWNEYTDDKLDLDEAERILDEDHYGLEKPKQRILEYLAVKQLKNDMKGPILCFVGPPGVGKTSLGRSIARATGRNFVRLSLGGVRDEAEIRGHRRTYIGALPGKIIQYLKKSKSSNPVYLMDEVDKMSTDFRGDPSAALLEVLDPEQNFSFNDHYLDLDYDLSKVMFITTANVLHNIPRPLQDRMEIIQLDSYTEIEKLHIAQQFLVKKQRDENGLKEHNAAFTDKAILAVIRNYTRESGVRNLEREIGSICRKVAKEVVKKGTGHSVKVTPARVRKYLGVPRYRYGKLEERDYVGIATGMAWTEVGGELLTIEVSVLRGKGKLTITGKLGEVMQESAHAAMSYIRSRADELGLDSGFYQNVDLHIHIPEGAIPKDGPSAGITISTAIASALARVQVKRDLSMTGEITLRGRVLPIGGLKEKLLAANRGGIKQVIIPRENEKDLEEIPDKIKKSLKIHMVDHMDQVLRQALILDDADDFFRKNREAKEKEFIEEETKPRQESGVPAH
- a CDS encoding tRNA-binding protein, with protein sequence MEALTPGNIKPVVDIDVLEKLDIRVGTIEAIDDVENSKKLLKLTVNFGDHKRQILAGIKQERENPEEIVGRQALFVVNLAPKKMAGEISQGMLFDIGYSDGITPVLAVPERPVPNGVRAE
- a CDS encoding thermonuclease family protein; its protein translation is MKTLRFVLCGVLCLLLAWAMTPVWAEDTDVGDDSSDAVVEAEAGDDAVVDDAGEKIGETEETPPDSGTVTEVNDDGTITLDSGETVRLLGVDIDEAGEAAILFLSGLLVGNAIDLYYDEVIYDDSDVLMGYVYLPGGTCVNVEVVTAGYGMAYGQYPCSELEYYWELECQAREQKMGMWSSEERRTRRETEFEGFGGAGTSSPVGTDRTLDSTPTTKKRDRDMTAPTATDRTRPDIEPKKKTPSRHR
- a CDS encoding replication-associated recombination protein A → MDIFDHAQSRRKSASSPLADRMRPRDLSEFVGQEEILGPGTLLRTSIEEDSLSSLIFWGPPGSGKTTLARIIAERSESRFVAFSAVTSGIKDVKEIIAEAKEDLKYSERRTILFVDEIHRFNKAQQDVFLPYVEDGTVTLIGATTENPSFEINSALLSRCRTYVFAALETEDLLEILRRALRDRERGMSLDIPGDRTILVDDDALAHIAGHAHGDARVALSGLEIAVRNTPADENGEIHVVRAVAEEAMQKRALLYDKGGEEHYNIISALHKSVRDSDPDAALYWVTRMIEGGEEPLYIARRLIRMAVEDVGLADPRALSVTVAAKDAYHFLGTPEGELALVEAAVYLAVTPKSNAIYTGFKRAQADVRAHGALPVPLVIRNAPTSLMKDIGYGKGYKYSHDYEDAYVEQQRLPDRLADRTYYHPTDRGYEGRIKEWLEEFRARSERKKK